In the Malaya genurostris strain Urasoe2022 chromosome 1, Malgen_1.1, whole genome shotgun sequence genome, one interval contains:
- the LOC131425330 gene encoding cytochrome P450 4c3-like gives MEKSLLLIFPFYQIVNLVKEFHLLTVVICAIVYIATINKKAKSAAPVKNQLTAEKVKQHVNKLPGPACLPLLGNALLMATDREEMFNRLIAARKLYGRKQGLNRIWNGSVPYIIVSKATVVERILSSSVNIEKGRDYNFLRPWLGDGLLTCPASKWYHRRKALNPTFNYKMLTEFLEVFNQQATTMVRVLEKELGNYDGFDCTRYATLYSLDVLCETAMGCSIHAQKQFESEYVKAHEQIGRIMLDRLQNIWLHPDCIFKFTNNYKRQMECLKVLHRFSEQVITHRRRLQQNVSQNETAKDTTSEINQKRHLAFLDLLLDIKQNGVPLTDREIRDEVDTFILGGHDTTATAIGWLMYLLGTNQHIQDRLFEEIDAVMGQDRDRPPTMSELNEMKYLDCCIKEALRLYPSIPIIARRLTESVRVDEYTIPASANAIIVLYQLHRDPEMFTNPEKFDPDRFLPENVKSRHQYAYIPFSGGPRNCIGQKFGLLEEKSVFTTILRKYRIVSLDRREDLTLYGELVLKSKNGLKINISRRD, from the exons ATGGAGAAGTCACTGTTGCTGATCTTTCCTTTCTATCAGATCGTTAACCTAGTGAAAGAATTTCACCTGCTGACGGTAGTGATTTGTGCGATCGTTTACATAGCGACCATCAATAAGAAAGCAAAATCGGCCGCACCAGTCAAGAATCAATTGACCGCGGAAAAGGTTAAACAACATGTGAACAAGCTACCGGGACCGGCATGTCTTCCTCTGCTGGGAAATGCCCTTTTGATGGCAACAGATCGTGAAG AAATGTTCAACAGATTGATTGCAGCGCGCAAACTGTACGGCCGCAAGCAAGGTCTCAATCGTATCTGGAACGGTTCGGTTCCCTACATAATAGTGTCCAAGGCCACCGTCGTGGAGCGCATTCTCAGCAGTAGTGTAAACATCGAAAAGGGTCGCGATTACAATTTTCTACGGCCATGGCTCGGGGACGGGCTGCTCACTTGTCCTGCCTCCAAATGGTATCATCGACGGAAAGCTCTGAACCCGACGTTCAACTATAAGATGCTGACAGAATTTTTGgaagtttttaatcagcaagcCACAACGATGGTGCGCGTTTTGGAGAAAGAACTCGGGAACTATGATGGATTCGATTGCACTAGATATGCAACACTGTACTCGTTGGATGTTTTGTGTG AAACTGCAATGGGATGTTCTATACACGCACAGAAACAATTCGAATCAGAATACGTTAAGGCACATGAACA AATTGGCAGGATCATGTTAGATCGGCTTCAAAACATATGGTTGCACCCAGATTGTATCTTCAAGTTCACCAACAACTACAAACGGCAAATGGAATGCCTCAAAGTACTGCATAGGTTCTCTGAACAAGTCATTACCCATCGAAGACGTCTTCAACAGAACGTTTCTCAGAACGAAACGGCAAAAGACACAACCTCTGAGATCAATCAGAAACGGCATCTTGCGTTTCTGGATCTTCTGCTGGATATTAAACAAAACGGCGTTCCACTGACCGATCGAGAGATCCGAGATGAAGTAGATACATTCATTTTAGGAGGTCACGACACCACCGCAACTGCGATTGGCTGGTTGATGTACTTGCTTGGAACCAACCAACATATACAGGATCGGTTGTTCGAAGAAATTGATGCCGTCATGGGACAGGACCGGGATCGCCCACCAACTATGAGTGaactaaatgaaatgaaatatttgGACTGCTGTATCAAGGAAGCCTTAAGGCTTTACCCGAGCATTCCCATAATCGCCCGGAGACTTACCGAATCTGTTCGCGTAGATGAGTATACGATCCCCGCCAGTGCGAACGCTATTATCGTACTCTATCAGCTACATCGAGATCCAGAGATGTTCACAAATCCGGAAAAGTTTGATCCGGATCGCTTCCTGCCGGAAAACGTTAAAAGTCGGCACCAGTACGCGTACATTCCATTCAGTGGAGGTCCCAGGAACTGCATCGGGCAGAAATTTGGATTACTAGAGGAAAAATCCGTTTTCACCACAATTCTACGTAAATATCGCATCGTGTCTCTCGACCGTAGAGAAGATCTAACCTTGTACGGAGAATTAGTGTTGAAGTCAAAAAATGGATtgaaaataaacatttcaagaagAGACTGA